CTCCTCTGCCGgctacacccaaacacacacacaatgatagcGCAAGCACACACTTTGTTAGGGGtcaatgtgtctgtgttcacgTCCAGGAACATTAGGAACTTAACTGTCCCTTTAAAAGGGGGGTTGGAGTGACCCGGTCCATAAATATGAGGCGGGGATAGGCATGCTGTCACTTTCTAAATAGAAACTAACAGCCGAGAGCCCCTCTCTACAAGCTTTTCTTCAGCCCCGTTGTCTCTTGCACTGCTGTGGCCATTCTAAACACACATAGGTAAGTGGAATTACTTCATTAGTTACTTCGTTTGGAGTTATTTAATTTGACAAATATTTAGACCTTCTGAAACCTAGTTGACATGGGCCTTTTCCTGTTTTATATGTATGACAAAAACGTGAGTGAAAAGTGACAGGGTGTGCcgggcagggcggggggggggggttgggaaaACATGCAGAGAATGGCCTGTGCCGGAATTGAACCCGGGCCTCTGCATTAGGGCCTTAGCCCAAGCAGTACGCGCTCTATAGGGTGAGCCACCAGGGCAGGGCGCCCCTAGAATATAGTACATATCtactgtgtttatttgtgttatgttcGTGTTATAGTGCTAGACAGTTAACTGTGTATACCCCTGTAGACTGTTGTAGAGTGAATGATATGCTATGACAGATGGTGACGTTTTCCTGccaacctctctcttcctctattgtTAGTCAGTATGAGTCTTTCCCAGCATGTAAACTCCCTATCAGCCGCACATAAATTACATGTCTCAATGAAACATAACACCATATGCTTTCTGGTATTGACGTTTAATCACGTTTGGATGACAAGTTGGGTATAGCTGTGAAAAGCGCCCAGAGCAGCTTAAAACAGATctaaagagagagactggaagataTAGATAGAAGTTGAGGaacaaagtgaaagagagaaagtttttttttgatCCACCAGCTGACTCCATAAAGATTAGTGATGCATCTGTTATGTTCCTGGCTGTGTTCCCAGTCATGGCTTTGGCTGGAGCTCTGTTGTCGGAGGAGTCCTTCCTGTGCCCTATCTGTTTGGATGTCTTCTCCCACCCCGTCACCACCCCATGCGGGCACAACTTCTGCAAGAACTGCCTGCAGGGCTACTGGACCACCTCCAGCGTCTGCCAGTGTCCCATGTGTAAGCAGAAGTTTTACAGACGACCCGAGCTCAAAGTCAACACCTTCGTATCAGAGATGGCCTCCCAGTTCCAGAAGTCTGTGGAGCTGAGGTCCTCTGGTTCTCTCCGGGACCAGACCCCAGCCCAGACTGGGGAGGTGGCCTGTGACGTGTGCACAGGAAGCAGGGTCAGGGCCCTGAGCTCCTGTCTGGACTGCCTGGCTTCCTACTGTGAGACCCACCTGGAGCCTCACCTGGTGCTGCCCTCTTTCAAGAAGCACCAGCTCATTAGCCCGTTACTGACCATGGCAGACAGGATGTGTCACAAGCACGAGCGGCTTTTGGAGCTGTTCTGTCAAACGGACCAGACTTATCTGTGCCAGGTATGTGCCCGGAGAGAGCACAGGGGCCACTGCACGgtgaccctggaggaggagagcaggctgAGGAGCGCGCAGTTGGGACAGGCGGAAGCAGAGGTGCGGAACATGATCCAAGGCCGCCAGCAGCAGGTGAGAGACATCCGAAAGACGGTCCAGCTCAGCAAGAGGAACGCGGAgagggaagtggaggagagTCTTGAGGTGTTCTCCGCTCTGGTGCAATGCCTCCTAAGGAGCCAGGCGGACCTTCTGAAAGCGATCCAGGAGAAGAAGGAAGCTGCGGAGAGGAGGGCCGAGGGGCTCGTCAAAGACCTGGAGCAGGAGATCTCTGAGCTCCAGAGGAGGA
The DNA window shown above is from Osmerus eperlanus chromosome 3, fOsmEpe2.1, whole genome shotgun sequence and carries:
- the LOC134017502 gene encoding E3 ubiquitin-protein ligase TRIM68-like, with the translated sequence MALAGALLSEESFLCPICLDVFSHPVTTPCGHNFCKNCLQGYWTTSSVCQCPMCKQKFYRRPELKVNTFVSEMASQFQKSVELRSSGSLRDQTPAQTGEVACDVCTGSRVRALSSCLDCLASYCETHLEPHLVLPSFKKHQLISPLLTMADRMCHKHERLLELFCQTDQTYLCQVCARREHRGHCTVTLEEESRLRSAQLGQAEAEVRNMIQGRQQQVRDIRKTVQLSKRNAEREVEESLEVFSALVQCLLRSQADLLKAIQEKKEAAERRAEGLVKDLEQEISELQRRSTELEQLSHTEDHLYLLHNLQRPGAPQRSRKWAGLGVHGVLFVGTVRRAVRRATLQLEEAVRVEVKRLCGIELGRAQECEVDVTLDPDTAHPKLFLSDNGKQVRHGDKTLTLLDGPARFFPGISVLGRQGFSSGRFYFEVQVKGKVEWDVGVGKESVNRKGGNTLSPESGYWTLGLRNGKDYWALTPTPVPLPLIDKPKTVGVYVDWEEGQVSFYDVESCSHIYSFTGYSFAEKLLPYFNPHQNKGGVNSAPLIISPVNHT